GGGGTGCAGGGGATGTGGTGGaggcctgtgcctgtgtggtggccggtggaggtggaggaggtggtggaggaggattGGTGTAGGCATACTGGAGATACTGGTACTGTTGTTGGTACTGTTGATACTGCTGGTATTGATGCATTTGCTGGTAGTACTCTGTATAGGACCTGGAATACAGGTTACAGTTGAAGAGGTAAGAAGTTAGTAGAAGAAagcacagcagaaacaaagttagttcaaagaaaaaaaaaatcacatctcaTGTAAAATAAGTGTGTGCTCTGAGTTAATTTTTAAAGCTTCTTGTAATCATTGATTTTTGTAAattctatataaataaactattattgttgttattttatgtACAAATGCTTGTAGGTTTAGCGTGATTTTTGTCTGCCTTCCTATGTGTTAATGTGTACCTAGCAACAGCATCTGACCCTTCAGGAGTTGTGGTTGCAGCTGTTGGCTCTTCAGGTGCTCCAGGTGGTGTCGGCAGCAGGGCGCGTCGTTTGGGTCGTATCTGAGCGAAGGAACCCGGAACAGGGtcagggaggaggggggctcGATTTCCTCGGATCGGGCTGCGGTCCCGCTCGGTATCTGAAGATGCTGCCTTTCTCCCTGCCTGCTGCTCTGCCAGAACCTTGTCAGTAAATACACATAATATGTACATAACATTGTGAGCGACACAAAAATATACATGCAGAAGAGCAtcagacatttttattaaaatgttaaaagaccTTCTGTCCCTCCTGAAAGAACTTGGCTCTTGCTGCCTCAAAAAGTGTTGTTGGATCTGGTACAGCCTGTGGCTCTACTTCTTCAGCAGGGACGCTGACTGCAGAATTGTGATTGGCCAGATCGTGGTACACCTGGTCAGCAACGGCTCCATACACCTGGCTGGCAAGGGCACCGTATATCACCCCATCTGCACCTTTAGCACTTGTAATGCCCTTCAGAGCTGCGTAGGTGGGGTCAAAGGATGTGGTGTTGTAGAATGAGTTATGGACACTTTGTTGAACCTGCGAACACAAAGGACAGGCACGaacatgtaaaaatgtgaaaactgttaTATTTTTCCCCACAACTGCCTGAATTTTCAGAGATCATAAGTTTGAGGTTTCCTGTGATAGTGGACACCCTGCTAGAGCATTTATTTACTTGTATGGGTAGTCCTgcggcagctgctgcagctgctgctagCACGGCTGCTTGGCTCTGGTGATGCTCTAGTGACGGAGGAGGTCGAGGAAGAAGACCCTCTCTGCCACCTGCAAGGAGGAAGGAGCAGAAAACTCAATGAGATGAGAACTTGGACATGAGCTGTTTACTGCATTCAATAACATGCAAAACACTGCTGTTACACCACCTGGGGGGTTGGTTGAATTTCCAGATGATACAATCTGGTTGATCAAAGGTTGGGCTTTGGACAGCTCTACAGCCAACTGACGGCCCTTGAACATGGTACCGTTGAGCGCCTCTATAGCCGCCAGggcttcctccttcctctccataTGCACAAAGGCGTAGCCAACGTTTGAACATAATCTGGCTGTAGAGTGTAAAGGGAACAGTGAGATCAGTGTTAGCATGAGActaattacaaaataaaatgtttatccCATATTTTTATTGTCACCCTTTGTTTAACTCTAAAGATTTAAAACTTGAATCTTTGAAAACCCAGCTATTTAGAGGAAATTGTGCTCAAAGAAAACTTACTTGATCGAATTTAGAGAGCTGTAATCTGACAATATTACTGTTTCTTTACGCTATACTGAGACAAAATGGCTCATTTTGACAAATTATAGAAACAGACTTCAACAGAATCTA
This genomic stretch from Toxotes jaculatrix isolate fToxJac2 chromosome 12, fToxJac2.pri, whole genome shotgun sequence harbors:
- the LOC121190349 gene encoding RNA-binding protein 4-like isoform X1 yields the protein MQQLRDRVGCLFDTEMSGENVKLFVGNLPLDATHDELTKLFAPYGEINTCSLLRQYAFVTLKGEGAADRAIRHLDGKEYRGRPLVVEESRARPPNSTKVFVGNLSATCSADDLHGLFSTFGRVLDCDKVKARLCSNVGYAFVHMERKEEALAAIEALNGTMFKGRQLAVELSKAQPLINQIVSSGNSTNPPGGREGLLPRPPPSLEHHQSQAAVLAAAAAAAAGLPIQVQQSVHNSFYNTTSFDPTYAALKGITSAKGADGVIYGALASQVYGAVADQVYHDLANHNSAVSVPAEEVEPQAVPDPTTLFEAARAKFFQEGQKVLAEQQAGRKAASSDTERDRSPIRGNRAPLLPDPVPGSFAQIRPKRRALLPTPPGAPEEPTAATTTPEGSDAVARSYTEYYQQMHQYQQYQQYQQQYQYLQYAYTNPPPPPPPPPPATTQAQASTTSPAPPGTYTAPPTYAASGGYAAPGTYSGSYDPSSGSYDASSGNYDASSGSYDTSAGYDASGGYGTYDSSGAYAAAGSYSTSTPYEQTAAHGQPMPQRHDYPYHTPEPPYR
- the LOC121190349 gene encoding RNA-binding protein 4-like isoform X3, which codes for MQQLRDRVGCLFDTEMSGENVKLFVGNLPLDATHDELTKLFAPYGEINTCSLLRQYAFVTLKGEGAADRAIRHLDGKEYRGRPLVVEESRARPPNSTKVFVGNLSATCSADDLHGLFSTFGRVLDCDKVKARLCSNVGYAFVHMERKEEALAAIEALNGTMFKGRQLAVELSKAQPLINQIVSSGNSTNPPGGREGLLPRPPPSLEHHQSQAAVLAAAAAAAAGLPIQVQQSVHNSFYNTTSFDPTYAALKGITSAKGADGVIYGALASQVYGAVADQVYHDLANHNSAVSVPAEEVEPQAVPDPTTLFEAARAKFFQEGQKVLAEQQAGRKAASSDTERDRSPIRGNRAPLLPDPVPGSFAQIRPKRRALLPTPPGAPEEPTAATTTPEGSDAVARSYTEYYQQMHQYQQYQQYQQQYQYLQYAYTNPPPPPPPPPPATTQAQASTTSPAPPGTYTAPPTYAASGGYAAPGTYSGSYDPSSGSYDASSGNYDASSGSYDTSAGYDASGGYGTYDSSGAYAAAGSYSTSTP
- the LOC121190349 gene encoding RNA-binding protein 4-like isoform X2, giving the protein MQQLRDRVGCLFDTEMSGENVKLFVGNLPLDATHDELTKLFAPYGEINTCSLLRQYAFVTLKGEGAADRAIRHLDGKEYRGRPLVVEESRARPPNSTKVFVGNLSATCSADDLHGLFSTFGRVLDCDKVKARLCSNVGYAFVHMERKEEALAAIEALNGTMFKGRQLAVELSKAQPLINQIVSSGNSTNPPGGREGLLPRPPPSLEHHQSQAAVLAAAAAAAAGLPIQVQQSVHNSFYNTTSFDPTYAALKGITSAKGADGVIYGALASQVYGAVADQVYHDLANHNSAVSVPAEEVEPQAVPDPTTLFEAARAKFFQEGQKVLAEQQAGRKAASSDTERDRSPIRGNRAPLLPDPVPGSFAQIRPKRRALLPTPPGAPEEPTAATTTPEGSYTEYYQQMHQYQQYQQYQQQYQYLQYAYTNPPPPPPPPPPATTQAQASTTSPAPPGTYTAPPTYAASGGYAAPGTYSGSYDPSSGSYDASSGNYDASSGSYDTSAGYDASGGYGTYDSSGAYAAAGSYSTSTPYEQTAAHGQPMPQRHDYPYHTPEPPYR